In the genome of Chaetodon auriga isolate fChaAug3 chromosome 15, fChaAug3.hap1, whole genome shotgun sequence, one region contains:
- the LOC143332697 gene encoding connector enhancer of kinase suppressor of ras 2-like isoform X1, translated as MALVMEPVSKWSSSQVVDWMKGLDDCLQQYIKTFEREKVGGDQLLRITHQELEDLGVSRIGHQELILEAVDLLCALNYGLETENLKTLSHKLNASAKNLQNFITGRRRSGHYDGRATRKLPNDFLTSVVDLIAAAKSLLAWLDRCSFFFRSPFAAVADYSVTRNNVIQLCLELTTIVQQDCSVYETENKILHVCKTLSGVCDHIISLSSDPMVSQAAHLEVVQLANIKSTEGLGMYIKSTYDGLHVITGTTEGSLADRCKKIHAGDEVIQVNHQTVVGWQLKNLVNLLRGDPAGVTLTLKKRPQSTLTSTPALLKNMRWKPLALQPIFPQSPSSSVATPTSTLSTPSRRSSCALQDLYIPPPPAEPYTPRDDKGNLPDDDPQSDVHVADRSESPNSYLDQECRGRFPLVEEDAILYCYEYDQNQEVSSVRRGSTPTYGRLRPISMPVEYNWVGDNEDLAKLKRESRRENSLLRFASEDKTPGEDFLLGRSLSQNRRKAERGSSPTHYTLVPALQMEVSLSTSSSDSASLYHVFERSSLLSRSKKKSKAGSPMSSISKRRISCRDLGQGDCEGWLWKKKDAKTYFSQKWKKYWFILKDTCLYWYMNEEDEKAEGFVSLPEFKIDRATECRRKFAFKACHPKIKTFYFAAENVDDMSRWLSRLSMAVAGYSEQEKIRQDRDYWSESDHEDMEMPSMSKQDSPPPPYDTYPRASSVSPYLEPKRGHLSSSDTFQSRSSHEEFHSEPLDGSGSNNGISPGQKTSSHRNSWHDQMESNSRMHYLQTFPVEETLLSEDRDQLAMEYRRQSTLPAQRSLLQEQYRALPLRASIDSEAGGKLRSFTLPRDSGLHAILAATTVSDQREPQHYHLDRARDTGHVQDCRIQADSLGDLYRALEQTSLSTSGDHRSSSRLEYKRSFVRRVNDPLLNDKLHRLRILHSSLKNVPLQDTNRSLGFLG; from the exons GCCTGGACGACTGCCTGCAGCAGTACATCAAGACCTTTGAGAGGGAGAAAGTAGGGGGGGACCAGCTGCTGCGGATCACCCACCAGGAGCTGGAGGATTTGGGAGTGTCCAGGATCGGCCACCAGGAGCTCATACTGGAGGCTGTGGACTTGCTCTGTGCTCTG AATTATGGGCTGGAGACTGAGAATCTGAAGACTCTTTCTCATAAGCTTAATGCTTCTGCCAAGAACCTGCAGAACTTCATCACAGGCAGGCGGCGCAGCGGCCATTACGACGGCCGAGCCACCCGCAAGCTGCCCAACGACTTTCTTACCTCCGTGGTGGACCTGATCGCTGCAGCCAAAAGCCTTTTGGCGTGGCTCGACAG GTGCTCCTTCTTTTTCAGGTCTCCATTTGCTGCGGTGGCAGATTACTCCGTGACCAGAAACAATGTGATCCAGCTGTGTCTTGAGCTCACTACAATCGTACAACAG GACTGCTCTGTgtatgaaacagaaaacaaaatcctGCATGTG TGTAAAACTCTGTCCGGAGTGTGCGACCACATCATCTCTCTGTCATCGGATCCCATGGTGTCCCAGGCGGCACATTTGGAAGTTGTGCAGCTAGCCAACATAAAATCCACTGAAGGACTG GGCATGTATATCAAGTCAACATATGACGGCTTGCATGTAATCACTGGCACAACAGAGGGA TCACTGGCTGACCGCTGTAAGAAAATCCACGCTGGAGATGAAGTCATTCAGGTCAATCATCAGACAGTG GTGGGCTGGCAGCTGAAGaacttggtgaacttgttgcGTGGAGACCCTGCAGGTGTCACCCTGACACTGAAGAAACGCCCGCAGAGCACGCTCACCTCAACCCCTGCTCTGCTCAAGAACATGAGATGGAAACCGCTGGCTCTGCAG ccaatCTTCCCTCAGAGCCCCAGCAGCAGTGTCGCCACACCCACCAGCACTTTAAGCACTCCATCCAGGAGGAGTAGCTGTGCCCTGCAGGACCTCTACATCCCCCCTCCTCCAGCAGAACCCTACAcccccag AGATGACAAGGGAAATCTGCCAGATGACGACCCTCAATCGGACGTCCATGTCGCAGATAGATCTGAGTCACCAAACTCCTACCTGGACCAAGAGTGCCGGGGGCGTTTTCCTCTGGTGGAGGAAGATGCTATACTGTACTGTTACGAGTACGACCAGAACCAGGAGGTGTCATCGGTCCGCAGGGGGAGCACTCCCACCTATG GCAGGCTCAGGCCCATCTCAATGCCGGTAGAATACAACTGGGTGGGAGACAACGAAGACCTGGCCaagctgaagagagagagcaggagag AGAATTCCCTGCTGCGTTTCGCGAGTGAAGATAAAACCCCAGGGGAAGACTTCCTGCTGGGACGCAGCCTGAGTCAGAACAGGAGGAAGGCTGAGCGAGGAAGCAGCCCCACCCATTACACGCTCGTCCCCGCCCTCCAGATGGAAGTCTCCCTGTCCACATCCAGCTCTGACTCTGCCTCCCTCTACCAT GTGTTTGAACGATCCTCGCTGCTGTCAAGGTCAAAGAAGAAGAGTAAAG CTGGAAGTCCTATGTCTTCAATCAGCAAGAGGCGGATTTCCTGCAGGGACTTGGGTCAGGGGGACTGTGAGGGCTGGCTGTGGAAAAAGAAGGATGCGAAAACCTATTTTTCGCagaagtggaagaagtactgGTTCATCCTGAAAGACACGTGTCTGTATTGGTACATGAATGAGGAG GATGAGAAGGCAGAGGGCTTTGTCAGCCTCCCAGAGTTTAAGATTGATCGCGCCACTGAATGCAGAAGGAAGTT CGCTTTCAAGGCTTGCCATCCCAAGATAAAGACCTTCTACTTTGCAGCGGAAAATGTAGACGACATGTCCCG GTGGCTGAGTCGTCTCAGTATGGCGGTGGCAGGCTACTCCGAGCAGGAGAAAATTCGCCAGGATCGAG ATTACTGGAGTGAGAGTGATCATGAGGACATGGAGATGCCCTCAATGTCCAAACAGGACAGTCCTCCGCCTCCTTATGACACTTATCCCCGAGCGTCCTCA gtgagtCCCTACCTGGAACCAAAACGTggccatctctcctcctctgacacatTCCAGTCCCGCTCCTCTCATGAGGAGTTCCACTCTGAGCCTCTGGACGGTAGCGGCAGCAACAACGGCATCTCCCCCGGGCAGAAGACGAGCAGCCACCGAAACTCCTGGCATGACCAGATGGAGAGCAACTCGAGGATGCACTACCTCCAGACGTTTCCCGTGGAGGAGACCCTGCTATCTGAGGACCGAGACCAACTGGCCATGGAGTACCGCAGGCAGTCCACCCTGCCCGCACAGCGCAGCCTGCTGCAGGAACAGTACAGGGCCCTGCCCCTCAGGGCCAGTATCGATTCAGAGGCCGGAGGGAAACTCCGCAGCTTCACGCTGCCCAGGGACAGCGGGCTCCACGCCATCCTGGCTGCCACCACTGTGTCGGATCAGAGAGAGCCCCAGCACTACCACCTGGACCGGGCCAGAGACACCG GCCATGTGCAGGACTGCAGGATCCAGGCAGACTCTCTGGGAGATTTGTACCGGGCTCTGGAGCAGACCAGTCTGTCCACCTCGGGTGACCACAGATCATCCAGCCGCCTTGAGTACAAGCGCTCATTTGTCCGCCGAGTCAATGACCCCCTACTCAATGACAAGCTTCATCGCCTCCGGATCCTCCATAGCTCACTTAAG AATGTCCCCCTTCAAGACACAAACCGGTCATTGGGATTTTTAGGGTGA